In Aminobacterium sp. MB27-C1, a single genomic region encodes these proteins:
- a CDS encoding aminotransferase class III-fold pyridoxal phosphate-dependent enzyme has protein sequence MEEVKESCSSSDKRLRLFESPHVSLTVLSAQGNRIQTAEYGTLVDMESGCWAAVLGHAHPEILATMSSQSVKSMHLHQFFTTEHSACLTQEVTDAAGLPCDYDGTYLSSGSEAVSMAVWMAEKLTQRRKKLCTTLSYLGTSSELRMPRDPKTWVDLNVTECIECDKKQDCESCGKFKNVDFMSCACFVFEAGNAGGRVLCPPEKLISYLTKRIRSTGGVVVSNEVTTGFGRTGRWFGFQYYDCLQGESHSPEIIAMGKGLGNGYPISGVLIRSQLGKKMTDLKLRYVQSHIDDPLGCAVARKVIEVMKRGKLVERGSRIGEYLRQKLQKLKTCVVGVKEIRGRGMMNVIDLEADYMAEQVFEALLNKGYFTGYSPLFNFIHCYAPLTLGEEEVDGFVLSLKQILEEKK, from the coding sequence ATGGAAGAAGTTAAAGAAAGTTGTTCCAGTAGTGATAAACGTTTGCGCTTATTCGAAAGTCCTCATGTTAGCTTAACTGTGTTGAGTGCCCAGGGAAACCGTATCCAGACAGCAGAATACGGAACTTTAGTCGATATGGAATCGGGTTGTTGGGCTGCTGTTTTGGGACATGCTCATCCAGAGATATTGGCGACAATGTCGAGTCAGTCTGTGAAGTCTATGCATTTACATCAGTTTTTTACAACGGAACATTCTGCTTGTCTAACGCAGGAAGTTACAGATGCCGCTGGTCTTCCATGTGATTACGATGGTACCTATCTTTCTTCCGGTAGTGAAGCTGTCTCCATGGCTGTATGGATGGCTGAAAAATTGACGCAGCGAAGAAAAAAATTATGCACAACGTTGTCGTATCTTGGAACCTCTTCAGAATTGCGGATGCCGCGTGATCCTAAAACGTGGGTAGATCTTAATGTAACAGAATGTATAGAGTGTGATAAAAAGCAGGATTGCGAAAGTTGCGGCAAATTCAAGAATGTAGATTTTATGTCTTGTGCTTGTTTTGTATTTGAGGCAGGTAATGCTGGCGGACGTGTGCTTTGCCCTCCAGAAAAGCTAATCTCTTATTTGACAAAACGAATTCGCTCTACTGGAGGCGTTGTTGTTTCAAACGAGGTCACTACTGGATTCGGTCGCACTGGTCGCTGGTTTGGTTTTCAATACTACGATTGTTTGCAAGGAGAGAGTCACTCTCCAGAAATCATTGCGATGGGGAAGGGACTTGGTAATGGCTATCCCATAAGTGGAGTCTTGATTCGTTCGCAACTTGGTAAAAAGATGACGGATCTCAAATTGCGTTATGTTCAATCTCACATTGATGACCCACTTGGATGTGCAGTAGCGAGAAAAGTTATAGAGGTCATGAAGCGGGGTAAACTTGTTGAGCGTGGCAGTAGAATTGGGGAATATCTGCGTCAAAAGCTTCAAAAACTGAAGACATGCGTTGTTGGTGTGAAGGAAATTCGCGGCCGAGGCATGATGAATGTAATTGACTTGGAAGCCGATTATATGGCGGAACAAGTTTTTGAGGCGCTTCTGAATAAGGGATATTTTACAGGGTATTCACCCCTGTTTAATTTTATACATTGTTATGCGCCGCTTACGTTGGGAGAGGAAGAAGTGGATGGCTTCGTTCTCTCATTGAAACAGATTTTAGAAGAGAAAAAATAG
- the porA gene encoding pyruvate ferredoxin oxidoreductase yields the protein MPRKEITSGNWAFAEAMRQINPDVVAAYPITPSTDIIMKFAEFVANGEVDTNFVTVESEHSAITACVTASAAGARVMTASSANGVALMHEVFPIAGCFRTPIVFGLVNRSVGAPINIHCDHSDSMSQRDYGWIHLYCEDAQEVYDSAIMAIRLSENKDILTPVFVCQDGFITSHGFEPVEFLDDDVVKNFVGERNPINPLLDVENPVTYGSFAMSEYYFEIKRQQIEAHKKALALYDKIAKEFESISGRYYPMIDCYKTEDADFVIVVMSSASGAVKDVVDEMRNKGHKVGCLRVRMFRPFPAEAIAAVLKGKKAIAVLDRCLSIGGTAPLVAEVRSALYAAGDLVPVNSCIYGLGGRDFFPQYAEGIFMDLINGKISHEEHYIGLLE from the coding sequence ATGCCACGTAAAGAGATTACATCAGGAAATTGGGCTTTTGCTGAAGCGATGCGTCAGATAAATCCAGACGTAGTCGCAGCTTACCCCATAACTCCATCGACAGACATAATTATGAAGTTTGCAGAATTTGTTGCAAACGGTGAGGTCGATACAAATTTCGTTACGGTGGAAAGTGAGCATTCTGCCATAACAGCCTGCGTAACAGCCTCAGCTGCTGGAGCCCGTGTTATGACTGCTTCAAGTGCAAATGGAGTAGCACTTATGCATGAGGTTTTTCCTATCGCAGGCTGTTTCAGAACACCCATTGTTTTTGGTCTAGTAAACAGAAGTGTAGGGGCACCCATAAATATTCACTGTGATCACAGTGATAGTATGTCCCAGCGAGATTATGGCTGGATACATCTATATTGTGAAGATGCCCAGGAAGTCTATGATTCTGCCATTATGGCGATACGGCTCAGCGAGAACAAGGATATTCTCACCCCCGTATTTGTTTGTCAGGACGGCTTTATTACAAGCCATGGTTTTGAACCTGTAGAGTTCCTTGACGATGATGTTGTGAAAAATTTCGTGGGAGAAAGAAATCCTATCAATCCTCTGCTTGATGTCGAAAATCCCGTAACATATGGATCCTTCGCTATGTCTGAGTATTACTTTGAAATTAAACGTCAGCAGATCGAAGCACATAAAAAGGCCCTCGCTCTTTATGACAAGATAGCGAAAGAATTCGAGTCTATATCAGGTCGATATTATCCCATGATCGATTGTTACAAAACTGAAGATGCTGATTTTGTTATTGTTGTTATGTCTTCAGCGTCAGGAGCTGTCAAAGATGTGGTTGATGAGATGAGAAATAAGGGGCATAAGGTCGGTTGTCTTCGCGTTCGTATGTTCCGTCCCTTCCCTGCTGAAGCGATAGCTGCTGTTCTTAAAGGGAAAAAGGCTATTGCTGTTTTAGATAGATGTTTAAGCATTGGCGGAACCGCGCCTCTCGTTGCAGAAGTAAGAAGTGCCCTCTATGCTGCCGGGGACTTGGTTCCTGTCAATAGCTGCATTTATGGTCTTGGGGGAAGAGATTTCTTCCCGCAGTATGCAGAAGGAATCTTCATGGACCTCATCAATGGCAAGATTTCGCATGAAGAGCACTATATCGGCCTTCTAGAATAG
- a CDS encoding 2-oxoacid:acceptor oxidoreductase family protein codes for MPLAIEIRWHGRGGQGAKSGSAILSEVLFGAGKFVQSFPEYGAERQGAPMKAYNRVSDQPIRKRCGVQNPNVVAVIDPTLLDAARPTEGCDDNTVYLINTPMSPADIKEKLGLPDAVKVITIDATKITLEEFGQNRPNAPMLGTFAHIFTEVPIQAFVDHFSHKMAKLPEKVLAANLRAIKRGYEEVQIG; via the coding sequence ATGCCTCTCGCCATTGAAATCAGGTGGCATGGACGAGGAGGCCAGGGAGCCAAATCGGGTTCAGCAATACTTTCTGAGGTATTGTTTGGAGCCGGGAAATTCGTCCAGTCTTTCCCCGAGTACGGTGCAGAACGTCAGGGAGCGCCTATGAAGGCCTACAACAGGGTTTCTGATCAACCAATCCGCAAACGCTGTGGAGTTCAGAATCCCAATGTAGTTGCAGTCATAGACCCCACTTTGCTCGATGCTGCTCGTCCAACCGAGGGATGCGATGACAATACGGTTTATCTTATCAATACTCCCATGTCACCTGCCGATATTAAGGAAAAACTCGGCCTTCCAGATGCAGTCAAGGTTATAACAATTGATGCGACAAAAATCACACTGGAGGAATTTGGCCAGAATCGCCCCAACGCTCCTATGCTCGGAACTTTTGCTCATATTTTTACAGAGGTTCCCATTCAGGCATTTGTTGACCACTTCTCTCATAAGATGGCAAAGCTACCTGAAAAGGTGCTGGCCGCCAATCTCAGGGCCATTAAGAGGGGCTATGAGGAGGTACAAATCGGATGA
- a CDS encoding DUF1848 family protein: MWSKTTIKTQKGPQEAICPILLSASRATDIPAFYMPWFMRRLEEGYAPPRSCFLVKKSSPSFVTYTFSGLFSRKIF, encoded by the coding sequence ATGTGGAGCAAAACGACTATCAAGACACAAAAAGGGCCTCAAGAAGCTATTTGCCCTATTTTACTTTCTGCCAGTCGAGCGACTGATATTCCAGCTTTTTATATGCCGTGGTTTATGAGGCGGCTAGAGGAAGGATATGCCCCGCCGAGGAGTTGTTTTTTGGTCAAAAAATCCAGCCCCTCTTTTGTTACATATACGTTTTCGGGGCTATTCAGCCGCAAGATCTTTTAG
- a CDS encoding 4Fe-4S dicluster domain-containing protein, translating into MSTCKNWKEMKDMGKPKRWQDVPMGGITYGASAENVETGQWRSIRPVWNGEECISCMLCWVQCPDRSITTDENGKVTGIDYFYCKGCGICAQVCPKKAIEMRPESDFA; encoded by the coding sequence ATGAGTACGTGCAAAAATTGGAAAGAAATGAAAGACATGGGCAAGCCTAAAAGATGGCAGGATGTTCCTATGGGAGGAATTACTTACGGGGCTTCGGCTGAGAATGTTGAAACAGGCCAATGGCGAAGCATTCGTCCGGTATGGAATGGAGAAGAGTGTATTTCTTGCATGCTTTGTTGGGTTCAGTGCCCGGATCGTTCAATTACAACCGATGAGAACGGAAAGGTAACGGGTATCGACTACTTCTATTGTAAAGGCTGTGGAATATGCGCCCAAGTATGCCCCAAAAAGGCGATAGAGATGCGGCCTGAATCAGATTTCGCGTAG